GTAATGTAATCACCTTTTTTATCGATCGAAATACCTAATCCACCAAATTCACCCTGAGTATCGGAAGTAAATTTATCAAATTCAAATTCATCAAAATATGTGGTGTGTGGATCTACTTCATCCAGCATTCCTTCAATAGCAGAATCAATCAGATCAGAAATATCAAGATCTTCCACGTAATTTTCGCGGATTGTATTCAACACTTCGCTGAATAATTGTATCTTTTTATAGATATTTGTTCTGTCATTATTAGCTGCATCTATATTATTGGAATTGAAAAACATCAATCCAATGATAATCCAACCGATCACACTCACTGAAACTAAGATTTTACTTAACTTATTAAATTTCATTGTCTGCCCTCACTTATCTTATAAATTTATTAATAACTTCAATTATATCTTTTTGAATCTCTGCAATACTTTTTTTGCCGTGCAGGATAACAAATCTGTCACTTTCCTGTTTGGCCAGATCCAAAAAACCTTTTCTCACCTCTTTGTGAAATGCAAGCGATTCCTGTTCCAATCTGTCAGCATTTTTGGTTTCGATCCTCGATAAACCGATTTCAGCCGGCAAATCGACCAGAAACGTCACATCAGGCCTTAAACCAAAGGTTGCGAAGTTGGTCAGGGTGTCAATGATGTTTCTGGGAATTTTGCGAGCAGCTCCCTGATAAGCGATTGTGGAATCAAAATATCTGTCGGAAATCACAAAATTTCCCTGCTCTAAATTGGGAATTATCCATTCTCCTGTATGTTGACTTCTGCTGGCCATATAAAGCAGTATTTCTGTGCGAGCGATCATTTCTTTATTGTTAGTACTCAAGAGTACATTACGAATATCCTCAGAGATTTTCGGACCACCAGGCTCACGCGTCAGTAAAACATTTTTACCTTGTTCTTTCAAATACTCAGTTAGTAGTTTAGCTTGTGTGGATTTTCCGCAACCTTCTATACCTTCAAACGTTATAAATAGACTTTTCATTATCTTTCCTTTTTTTTAAATTCCACTATTTATCATACCATATCCTTCGACAAGCTCAGGATGACTTGTACGGTTTAAACTTTAATATAATTAACTCCAAAATTTCAAAATTGTACTGCTGAGTTTACTTGTCCCGAAATTATATTCGGGAAAGCATGTGGCAAGCCATAATTCATCATGCCATACCCTTCGATAAGCTCAGGATGACTTCCCTTTTTTCTTTGAAAGAATGACCAATAAATCAAAATCAGCATTTATCAACGCTTCTTTCTTTGCCCTTGTCCATCCTTTAATCTGTTGTTCTGCTGAAACTGCATCATTAGGATTAGTAAAATTCTGGGAAAACACCAATTTTACGGGACGTTTATGCTTTGTATATCCTTTATAAAATCCTAATTTGTGTTCGCTTAATCTTTTTTCTATATCAGAAGTCGATCCTGTATAATAAGATCCATCTGAACATTTAAGAATATAAACCCAATAACTTTTCATTAATTCCTTTAATCAGCAATATGTCATGCTGAGTTTACTTGTCTCGAAATTATATTCGGGAAAGCATGTGGCAAGCCATAATTCATCATGCCATACCCTTCGACAAGCTCAGGATGACATACTATTTTCATCATTTAGCTTTTCCAACAAATCCATCTGCATCATTAACGCATCTTCCTGTGGTTTGTTATAATATTTTTTTCTTTTCCCAATTATTTCAAAGCCTAATTTCCGATAAAGAGCTATCGCTGCTAAGTTAGAAACACGAACTTCCAAAAAAAAATTGGAACAATGGATTTTCAGTAATCTTCCTATCACGAATTTCACAAGCAATTCCGCTAAACCCTGTCTTTGAAATGACGAACTTACAGCCAGGTTTGTAATATTGAATTCATCATACAATAACAGTCCACAAATATAACCAGCTATAGTATTTCCAACTTTTTCCTGCGCTACAAAAGCATAACCGGATTTTATCTCTTCCAGAAACATATCTTTTTTCCAGGGACTGGAAAACAATTTCTTTTCCATTTCCAGAATAATCGGAATGTCCGTAACTTGCATTGGTCTTATTTCGACTTGGATCATTTTTTAATAATATAATTTTTGACCAGGTCGGATGATCACAATACCGTTATTGTTTTTCAAATTATTATTGGTGATGATCCATTTACTTGTAACACCCAGTTTATCAGCAATTTCACCAACAGTATCACCTTTTTTCACAATATAATTCCGCGAGCCTTGAGTTTTGGTTTGATTTCCATAAAGCTTTAATTTCTGACCTGGATAGATTACATTGGAACGTAACCCATTCAAACCTTTGATCTTGCTGATTGTTGTTTTATATTTTCGGGCAATATCGTAAAGTGTATCTCCCCTTTTTACAATATGATGTGTGAAAAAACCGGTATTTTCATTCAAAAACTGCTTTTCCAAAGCTGCTAAAGCTTTTTCATCAACAACTCCATTATTGGGAATTAAGATTTCATAATCTCCCGGAGGAAGAACAACATTATTTACTGCTGAGTATTTTCGTCGAGATTGTTTATATATCTTGATCCAGGGATTCAATTCTAAAATTCTACCCAGAGAAGTTCCCTGCGCTTTAGCCCAGTCATCGATCTTGTAGTGACCTTTCAGCTTCACTTCTACAAGATGGTTCTCATCCAATAATGGTTTCTGTCTTTCCAATATTTTACCAAACAGAGCTTGTTCATTGTCAAATATCAATTTGATCGCTGCAGCACGCCAAACGTATTGCTGTGTTTCATCTGCATTCATCAGAATATCAAAGAAATCATAAACTTCCTGCTGACGAATAACTTTGGCAATACTACCAGCTCCGGCATTGTAAGCACACATCGTGAGCAGCCAATCTTCTGCACCGCGGTTTTTTAGATAATCATGGCTATTCAGCAAGTATTGAGCTGCAGCTTTGGTGGAGAAAAACACATCACGTCTTTCATCCACAAAACTATCGATCCGCATCTTAAAACCTTTTGCCGTGCTGGGCATGAATTGCCAGATACCAGCAGCACCAACATGCGAAGTTGCCATCGGCGTAAGCTGACTTTCTGCGATCGCCAGGTATTTTACATCCAAAGGAATTTTATATTCGGTAAAAATAGAATCAAAAATTGCAA
The Candidatus Cloacimonadota bacterium genome window above contains:
- the tmk gene encoding dTMP kinase, which produces MKSLFITFEGIEGCGKSTQAKLLTEYLKEQGKNVLLTREPGGPKISEDIRNVLLSTNNKEMIARTEILLYMASRSQHTGEWIIPNLEQGNFVISDRYFDSTIAYQGAARKIPRNIIDTLTNFATFGLRPDVTFLVDLPAEIGLSRIETKNADRLEQESLAFHKEVRKGFLDLAKQESDRFVILHGKKSIAEIQKDIIEVINKFIR
- a CDS encoding GIY-YIG nuclease family protein, whose amino-acid sequence is MKSYWVYILKCSDGSYYTGSTSDIEKRLSEHKLGFYKGYTKHKRPVKLVFSQNFTNPNDAVSAEQQIKGWTRAKKEALINADFDLLVILSKKKGKSS
- the rimI gene encoding ribosomal protein S18-alanine N-acetyltransferase, which produces MIQVEIRPMQVTDIPIILEMEKKLFSSPWKKDMFLEEIKSGYAFVAQEKVGNTIAGYICGLLLYDEFNITNLAVSSSFQRQGLAELLVKFVIGRLLKIHCSNFFLEVRVSNLAAIALYRKLGFEIIGKRKKYYNKPQEDALMMQMDLLEKLNDENSMSS
- a CDS encoding LysM peptidoglycan-binding domain-containing protein, which produces MKHLLIILLLILVVAGCSLNKTAEPEIQKLEPMNENAVIDSLYKVISYKDQKLDSLYLQLQNYDFIIDSLEIELDISNSRVAVNQNFHIPDSLVFADRVFDLTNERLYNKFEKIFKHELRSAHKFIPRSGKYFAIFDSIFTEYKIPLDVKYLAIAESQLTPMATSHVGAAGIWQFMPSTAKGFKMRIDSFVDERRDVFFSTKAAAQYLLNSHDYLKNRGAEDWLLTMCAYNAGAGSIAKVIRQQEVYDFFDILMNADETQQYVWRAAAIKLIFDNEQALFGKILERQKPLLDENHLVEVKLKGHYKIDDWAKAQGTSLGRILELNPWIKIYKQSRRKYSAVNNVVLPPGDYEILIPNNGVVDEKALAALEKQFLNENTGFFTHHIVKRGDTLYDIARKYKTTISKIKGLNGLRSNVIYPGQKLKLYGNQTKTQGSRNYIVKKGDTVGEIADKLGVTSKWIITNNNLKNNNGIVIIRPGQKLYY